One region of Armigeres subalbatus isolate Guangzhou_Male chromosome 3, GZ_Asu_2, whole genome shotgun sequence genomic DNA includes:
- the LOC134223650 gene encoding major facilitator superfamily domain-containing protein 12-like, with translation MTEDATLVSKKKPACNGTGANRSYGATDEIVTETTQNTTTGGELANGGPPIPPDQSAQMERRSTLRIVEKIGFGLGHVYNDLCAGVWFSYTLLFMQGALGMPAPEAGSLVMLGQVGDAIATPIVGFLTDKYGTKRQWHIAGTFIVFLTFPMIFSLCPWCDVAPHWWEIVYFIIVILLFQFGWPIVQITHLAMIPELSRSQKDRADLTAVRYSVSIISNVVVYIVTWAVLRSRTSADTQIGPGDAYRFRDISLILTLVGVSMSVLFNFSLTFSGYEHRRHTALQHNVIKEGKKNVARDPEKQSLLDQTTEARAEGVAGSSSTTNGVVHGAEENVVLRRPKKNFFKSPLLYQNALLYVFSRLFMTTSLVYMPLWLDERSFQPDPIQNASVEHLATVPLVSFLASFIASMVLKYANKYVGNSLIYLVGSTVSVGVCTWIALSSSASTFTTFELLVIASLFGAGSSITMISSLCITADMIGKHADQGGFIYSAVTFTDKLITGIVVVVIESMKCTDRSDCPDYYRSVLAYACGTAAGLGCITLATLACTAPRNRRQQRR, from the exons ATGACCGAAGACGCCACCCTAGTTAGTAAGAAAAAACCCGCATGTAATGGAACCGGTGCCAATCGCAGCTATGGTGCAACAGACGAAATAGTCACAGAAACGACACAAAACACAACCACCGGGGGCGAATTGGCGAACGGTGGGCCCCCGATACCGCCTGACCAATCCGCTCAGATGGAACGACGTTCCACCCTTAGGATAGTGGAGAAGATTGGCTTCGGCCTGGGGCACGTGTACAATGATCTCTGCGCGGGCGTTTGGTTCAGCTACACGCTGCTGTTTATGCAAGGTGCCCTTGGAATGCCAGCACCCGAGGCAGGTTCCTTGGTCATGCTGGGACAAGTTGGCGATGCCATTGCTACGCCGATCGTAGGATTTCTCACCGATAAGTATGGCACCAAGCGACAGTGGCACATTGCCGGCACGTTCATCGTGTTTCTGACCTTTCCAATGATATTTTCGCTGTGTCCGTGGTGCGACGTGGCTCCGCACTGGTGGGAGATCGTGTACTTCATCATTGTGATATTGCTGTTCCAGTTCGGGTGGCCAATCGTGCAAATTACCCACCTGGCCATGATTCCGGAATTATCCCGTTCGCAGAAGGACCGCGCGGATCTCACTGCGGTGCGCTACTCGGTGTCTATCATTTCCAACGTGGTGGTGTACATCGTCACATGGGCGGTGCTCCGAAGTCGTACGAGTGCTGACACACAGATAGGGCCCGGCGACGCCTATCGATTTCGT GATATCTCATTAATACTAACCCTGGTGGGGGTTTCCATGTCCGTGCTGTTCAACTTTTCGCTCACATTTAGCGGTTACGAGCATCGGAGGCACACCGCGTTGCAGCATAATGTCATTAAGGAGGGCAAGAAGAATGTTGCGCGGGACCCGGAAAAGCAGTCCCTTCTGGATCAGACAACCGAGGCGAGGGCTGAAGGTGTGGCCGGGTCATCGTCGACGACCAACGGAGTTGTTCACGGTGCCGAGGAGAATGTAGTGCTTCGACGACCAAAGAAAAACTTCTTCAAGTCTCCCCTGCTGTATCAGAACGCGCTGCT CTATGTCTTCTCACGCCTCTTCATGACAACCTCCCTAGTCTACATGCCGCTCTGGTTGGACGAGCGATCCTTCCAACCTGACCCTATCCAGAATGCCAGTGTAGAGCACCTGGCCACCGTTCCGCTGGTGTCGTTCCTGGCATCGTTTATCGCTTCTATGGTGCTGAAATACGCCAACAAATACGTTGGTAATAGCCTGATCTACCTGGTTGGATCGACCGTCAGCGTTGGCGTGTGCACGTGGATCGCCTTAAGTTCTAGTGCGTCCACATTCACCACGTTCGAACTGCTCGTCATTGCGTCGCTATTTGGTGCGGGCAGTTCCATCACCATGATCAGCAGTCTGTGCATCACGGCGGACATGATCGGCAAACATGCCGATCAGGGTGGCTTCATCTACTCCGCCGTCACGTTCACGGATAAGCTCATAACCGGCATAGTGGTGGTCGTCATTGAGTCCAT GAAATGCACCGACCGAAGCGACTGCCCAGATTACTACCGAAGTGTGCTGGCCTATGCATGCGGAACGGCAGCCGGACTTGGCTGCATAACGCTGGCAACACTGGCTTGCACTGCTCCCAGGAATAGACGGCAGCAAAGGCGATAG